The Cygnus olor isolate bCygOlo1 chromosome 2, bCygOlo1.pri.v2, whole genome shotgun sequence genome contains the following window.
GTTCCCCCGCAGCACGTGGCCTCGCACGTGGGAGCGGTTCTTGAGGTTGAGGCGCACGAAGTTGCCGGGGGGCCGCCGCGGAGCCCTGCGGGACGAAGCCAGGCTGGGATTGGGAAGGGCGCCGAAACGCAGCCGGCCCCGACCCCGGGGAGAGGGGGACGGGGAGGAGACGAAAAGCGGAGGGTGGGGAGCACGGCGCAGGGGAAAACACGGCCCCATGAGCACCTCCTCATAAATCCGGCCCCAAAAACGTAGCAGCACTCGGGGGAAAGGGTTAAAAGGATCGGATGGAGcgcttgctgctgcaggagaggtcCCTGGGGATCCGCAGCCTCCTGTCCcgggctgccccctgcccccagggctgctcAGAGCCGTGCTGTGGGTTTTAAGGGGTGCAGGGAGGTGACCCCGCAAGTCCTTCGCCCCATAAACACTCCAGCCGGTAGGCACACGAGCACCTCAGGCTGAGAAAACCCacacagaattcattttttccacaaggaaaaaaaaaaaaaaacaaaaaaaaaacccccAAAACCACAACTGATTTAAATCAAGGAGAGATGAAGGCGGGCGCGGCTCGTTGTCAGCGCGGCGAGAGGAAAACCTCTCGGCTTCTTTTCCCCGCGCGCTCAGGCGTGAGGCGAcaccgccccggccccgggcatGTCTCCAGGGACCGCGCGCGCCGCGTCGGAGCGAGTCGCCCCAAAACGCGCCGAGGGAAGAGGACTCAGCACCCTCCGGCACCCACCTGGCAGGAGCGGCTCTGCAGGGGGGTCTCAgcttctcctccacctcctcgATGTCTCCCAGGAGGTTTTCGGGGGGCGTCGGCGCTGCCGCCGGCGCTTTTTTCCTCGGCTGCTTTCGCGCCGGCTGctcgctgcctcctgccccgctGTCCCTGCGCCGCCTCTTCCCTCCGACCTTCTTTGCGCCCCCGGTGCCACCGGGGAGCTCCTCGGGCGCGCGGCCACCGTCGGCaccccgcggccccgctgcggTGTCACCGCCGTGCCCGGCCGGCCGTTCGCCCCCCTCAGTCTCCGCCAGCTCGCCCCGAGCTCCTTCCGACACCTCAGGCTCCTGCGGCAGGGAGCGGATCCCCGCAGGGGCGACGTTTTCCCCTTCCACCCCCTGAGGCTCAGCACCCCGAGGCTCAGCACCCCGATCGGGCGGCTCCTCGGGGCCGGGCTCGCCCTGGCAGCGCCGCAGCCAGGCGGCGTCGAGGGAGCTCAGCCTCCTCGCCACCGTCTGCCGCAGCCGCTGGAACTTGTTGCCCTGCGGGCGAGGCCTCGGCCCCTCGGCCAGGACGAGCGGGGCCAGGGCGCGCacggcggcggggaggaggagctCGGGGGGCTCGCTGCCATCCGCGTCACCCGGCGGGGACGGCACCGGGGACGTGGCACCACGCTCCTGCTGCGGGACGGGTTTGGGACGGGGAGCCAGCGTCCTCCTGGGCACCGGCAGCCTCTCCTGGGGGAAGCAACGAGGGGTTTTTGGTTCTCTGACCCCGCAGGGCTTAAAAATCCTAGGAAATGGGTTCCGTGCCCCTCCAGAAGCGCCCACATCGGGGAGCAGCCCCCCACCCTGACCTTTATGGCAGCGCCCAGGTTGGCTTTTAGCTTCCTCCCGAAGTGCTGCGCCGACGCCGCCGGCACGGGCTGGTTGGTGGCGCTCGATTTGGGGGCCTTGGGCTGGCGGTTGAGGTGCGTGCCCCAGCAGCCGGAGTCctgaagggagagaagaagccACCAGGAGACGTTTTTTGTCACAAAGAGGCGTGGGGACGGGGTGTACAGGGgggtggtggcgtcaccgtcccaGGGGGTGCGCGAGGAGAGGTTGGACGCGGTGCTTGGGGACGTGGGTTGGGGGTGGCGTTGTTAatagggggatggttgggccGGGTGAGCTTGGAGGGCTCTTCCGACCCTAATAATCGATGATTTTGGGACCGAGGGTGCTCCATTGGGGTGGTGAGGGACGCAATGGGGACCCCCCCAAGGGGACAGGGCCCAGCCCCGTACCTGCTCCGTGGCCGGGCTCCCCTCAGCCGGCGGGCACGGGGCGAGCTCCCCATGGTGCTTCAGCGCCCGGTACTCCCGGTACAGCCCTAaggaggcggcgggggctgcgTGAGGCGCCCTGCAGCCCCGAACCCCACCCAGTTgccccccaaacctcccccaattcccccaaaacctcccccaattttcccacccccccccaaaaccctcaattccccccaaacccccccaaaCTTCCCCAAAGCCCCCCAACACCCCCAAAACCTCCCAGTTCCCTCCGACCCTCCTCTCCAAATCCCTCCCAGACCCCCCCAATTCCCCCCAACCCACCCCCAATTTCCCCCCCAGACTCCCCAATTCCCCCAAAACCCCCCCAATTTCCTCAAAGCCCCCCAATTTCCCTCCAGACCCAGCCAGGCCCgggccccccccctcccccacaaTTAGCAGCCGCTAATTAACCCCACCCCGCCCCCACTCACGCCTCACGTCCTCCGGCGCCGCCTCCACGTCGCCCTGCGGGGGAAGCGCCGCATCACGGGGCCGTTTTTGGGGCTAAAAAGCCGCAGTTTGGGGGCTCGAGACCCCCTCACGGAGcctttctccccacccccccccttcAGGCCGCACCGTGCCGGGCCTGCGGCCGTGCTGCTGCGCGAACGCCGCCTCCCAGCGCTTCAGCAGCGCCTTCACCGCCTGGAGCCGCTCCATGGGGGGGATCGCGGGGGTCCCGGCCCCTCAGGACCGGCCCCGGGCCCCCAACACTGGCCCCGTCCCCTCAGGACCGACCCCGTCCCTTCAGCGCTTCCCGCCCAGCTCGAGCTTCCCGCTCTCGCCGCTCTCGCCCAATAGCAGCGCCGGAAAGGTGACGGGCAGCCACGCCAGCCAATGGACAGCCGCGCCTCCGCGGTTTCTCCTAGCAACGAGGCGTGGCCCCGCCCCTCCTTGAGGCCGCCTCATAGCTTGACGTCCCCTCTCGGTGCTCTCACCCAATAGAAACGCTGGGAAGATGACGGGCAGCAGAGCTAGCCAATAGGCTCGGTCGCTCCGAGCAATGGGGCGTGATCCTGTCACTCCCCTTGTTGGTGATTGgtgcggggcggggcggggcctcAGCGCGCACGCGCGGAAGTGCGGCGGGGCCAGGACAGAGGCGGGTGAGGAGGGCGCTGGGGGAGGGGGCGCCCCTTGGGGGGGTCatttctttgggggggggggggggggggggtgagggctGGTGTTTCGTTATGGGGTGCCTGGGGTCGGGGGTGCccatttgggggggggtctttttgggggagggggtCTCGTTATGGGGCCATTTGTGGGGGTCTGGGTTTGGGGGTGCCCCTTTTGGGGGGGTCTGGTCAGGGTTAGGGGGGGCCTGGGTTAGGGGGGGCCCTTTTGGGGGTGTCTTGGTTGGGGGGtgttctttttttgggggggtcccTTCGGGGGGGtccattttttgggggggctaGGTTGGGGGGTCTCGTTATGGGGGTCTGGGTTAGGGGGTGCCCCTTTGGGGGGGGCAGGGTTGGGGATCCTATGGGGACAAATGGGGGGGGGGTATCAGGGTTAGGGGGGTGCCATGGGGTGACCTTTTGGGGGGGTACCGGGTGCCATTGGTGCTGGTTTGGGGCGGGTAGAGGTTGGGGGTCCCATTGGGGGGGGGTCCTGCTATGTGGGTGCCGCTGTGGGGGGGGTCCTGCTATAGGGTCTGGGCCAGGGGGCGCCATGGGGTGCCCCCCACCGGGGGTCTGGCTGAGGGGCGCTgccttttgggggggggggtcagatTTGGGGTCCCACCTGCGGGTGCCCATTTGGGGGTTCCCCCCACGGGGCAGCACTGCGGCGACCCCACGCTGACCCCACCCCACAGGCACCTcgcttcgggggggggggggggggcccccccagcaccccaacgAGCCTTGAACCCGTCGGGGGTCCCGCTGCCGCCCCCGACCCCGCAGCCATGCCCCCGGTCTCCTCCCTCGTCCACCTCTGCGCCCGCCGCCTGGCCGGCCACGCCGCCGGCGCCCGCCGCGCGCTGCCGCTGCTGCCGGCCGAGCTGTACCCGGCGCTGCTCGAGGCCGCCTTGGCCGAGCAGCGGGCGCCGCTGCTGCGGGACCTGGTGCGCTCCTGGCCCTACCCGGTCCTGCGCCTCCCGCGCCGTCTGCGCCGCGCCCGCCGGCCGCCCGGCAAGCTGTGCGTGCAGGCCCTGCTCCTCGCCGTCACCGCCGGCCTCCGCCGCGACGCCAGGTGGGGTTGGGGTCGGGATCGAGGTCGGGATCGGGGTTGGGATCGAGGTTGGGGTCAGGATTGGGTTTGGGATCAGGATTGGGTTTGGGATCGGGGTTGGGTTTGGGATTGGGATCGGGATCGAGGTTGGGGTTGGGATCGGGGTCAGGATCGAGGTTGGGGTCGGGATCGGGGTCGGGATCAGGGTCAGGGTCAGGGTCACGACTGGGATTGCGATCGGGACTGGGGTTGCTTCGTGCACGTGGTAGCCCCCCAAGGGGTCACCCGTGGTTTGCCGTCCCCGTATCCCACCCGGGACGCCGGTGTTTGGTGGGGGCTGGTGGCACTGTGGGATTTTTGGTCCCCGGTTCCCCTGCCCCGGTGGTGCTGGGGTTTCGTTATGGGGTGCCTGGGTTTGGGGGTGCCACTTTTGGGGGGTcttctttgggggggggggggaaggggctCGGGGGGCTCATTATGGGGCTGGTTGTGGGGGTCTGGGTTTGGGGAGGGTCCGTTTGGGGGGTGTCTGGGTTGGGGGATGCCCCTTTTTGGGGGAGAGTGCCcctattttttgggggggtcccTTTGGGGGGGGCTAGGTTGGGGGTCTCATTATGGGAGTCTGGGTTCGGGGGTGCcccttttgggggggggtcttTGTTTTagggggggggctcaggggcTCATTATGGggctggttttggggggggggcattttgggggggggtgtctgGGTTGGGGGGTGtccctttttttgggggggtgggggggctaGGTTCCGCCCCGAACCCTGCCCCGCTGCCTCGTCCCCGCAGCGCCAGGCCGTGCCTGCGGGTGCTGGACATGACGGGCCTGCAggatggtgctgagcagggcccCGACAGCCTCAGCCTCTGGTCGGGGACGGTGCTGCTGGCCAAGGCCTGCCTGGAGGCGTCGCAGCGCCGCGATGACCAGCACGACGCCGAGCGGCTCGAGGGCTCGCCGGGCTCGTCGCCGCCACCGCGCTCGGTGGAGGTGCGCGTCGACCTCTTCGTCAACAGCACCTCGGGACCCATCCTGCGCGCCGCCCTGCGCGCCGGCGGGGCGCTGCGCCTGCGCTGCCGCGACTTCCACGCCGAGGAGCTGTCCCTGGGCGCCACGCTGGCCTTGCTGGAGGCGCTGGAGCCGGCCGGGCTGCGCCGCGTCGACCTGCGCTTCAACAACCTGGGGCTGCCGGGCTTGGCCGAGGTGGTGCCGCGCCTCGAGCGCTTCCCCGACCTGGTGAGCTTGAGGCTGCCCTACAGCAACGTGGACgcgcggcggccgggggcggaGGACGGGCTGCGGCGCCTGGCGGAGGGGCTCGGCCGCCTGCAGCGCCTGCGGGAGCTGAACCTGGGCTCCTGCCGCCTCTCGGGGCGGCTGCGGCAGCTCCTGGGGTGAGTACACGCCCCGCAGGGTGAGTAGAATCGTAGGATCctagaatatcccgagttgggagggacccacaaggatcatcaagtccaactcctggcaccgcacgggtctacccaaaattttagaccatgcgcacaggtctacccaaaattttagaccaggtctacccaaaattcgAGACCATGGCCAGTACCACCAGCCAGTACCGGCGGTTCCTGGCCCCGCGCGACGCCCGGCCTCCGCTCGCCGCCTCCGGAGCCCTCACAGCCTCCGTGCTTCCCCCCGCAGCGCCTTGCAGTGCCCGCTGGAGAGCCTGGAGCTGCCCTTCTGCCACCTCCTCCCCGGGGACCTCGCTTACCTCGTCCAGAGCCCCCACGCGCCCGCGCTGAAGAAGCTCGACCTGAGCGGCAACAACCTCTCCGAGGACCTCCTGCCGCCCTTCCTCCAGCTTTTGGCGACGGCCTCGGGCGCCCTGCGCCACCTGGACGCCATGGAGTGCCGCCTGGCGGACGCCCACCTCGATGCCCTGCTGCCAGCGCTCCGCCGCTGCGCCCGCCTGGGCTACCTGGGCGTTTTCGGCAACCCCCTGACCTGGCGGGGGGTGAAGGCGCTGGCGGCGGGCACGGCGCCGCTCGCCGCCCTGCGCCTCGTCGTCTACCCGCG
Protein-coding sequences here:
- the LRRC14 gene encoding leucine-rich repeat-containing protein 14 isoform X1, which codes for MPPVSSLVHLCARRLAGHAAGARRALPLLPAELYPALLEAALAEQRAPLLRDLVRSWPYPVLRLPRRLRRARRPPGKLCVQALLLAVTAGLRRDASARPCLRVLDMTGLQDGAEQGPDSLSLWSGTVLLAKACLEASQRRDDQHDAERLEGSPGSSPPPRSVEVRVDLFVNSTSGPILRAALRAGGALRLRCRDFHAEELSLGATLALLEALEPAGLRRVDLRFNNLGLPGLAEVVPRLERFPDLRLAVPAGEPGAALLPPPPRGPRLPRPEPPRARAEEARPERQQPLRGPPAALPPAFGDGLGRPAPPGRHGVPPGGRPPRCPAASAPPLRPPGLPGRFRQPPDLAGGEGAGGGHGAARRPAPRRLPAPRGSLRRRGQRRRRPGGRGALGGAAGGAAADAARRRPGRGRVDHEPEPPRRPRLLRAVGRAGGRSTGALYKSVSLMAVVRLVMEAGLLQPPRSHPRRPRAVTVSPVSGRVPVGCRSAPAAPDLTCVAGRSARCSKGSAVPRNTATPPGMVGGSAGPPWGHQGGGGHHGW
- the LRRC14 gene encoding leucine-rich repeat-containing protein 14 isoform X2, which encodes MPPVSSLVHLCARRLAGHAAGARRALPLLPAELYPALLEAALAEQRAPLLRDLVRSWPYPVLRLPRRLRRARRPPGKLCVQALLLAVTAGLRRDASARPCLRVLDMTGLQDGAEQGPDSLSLWSGTVLLAKACLEASQRRDDQHDAERLEGSPGSSPPPRSVEVRVDLFVNSTSGPILRAALRAGGALRLRCRDFHAEELSLGATLALLEALEPAGLRRVDLRFNNLGLPGLAEVVPRLERFPDLVSLRLPYSNVDARRPGAEDGLRRLAEGLGRLQRLRELNLGSCRLSGRLRQLLGALQCPLESLELPFCHLLPGDLAYLVQSPHAPALKKLDLSGNNLSEDLLPPFLQLLATASGALRHLDAMECRLADAHLDALLPALRRCARLGYLGVFGNPLTWRGVKALAAGTAPLAALRLVVYPRPVDLCGDEDNGDDVPEDEERSEALQEELQQMLRGAGRDEAVWTTSLSRHGALDYFAL